The genomic segment CGGGCGGGCGAGTTCCAGCAGCACGCGCGGCTCGACCTCCACCGGGCCGGGGGCGATCAGGCGCTGGCGGTTGAGGGGCAGGTGGGGGGGCCGGGAGGGGGCGTCGGGCATGGGGGCATGCTAGTTCGGAAGACAGCTTCGGTGCGCGGCCTCCTTAGCTCAAGCGGCGACCCGGCAGCCGGAGCTCCTGCATGACACTGCCCTCAAGGGGACCACAGCAGCCCCCAGTCCAGAAAGACCACCCCGCAGACCAGCACGACGGTCAGGGCCACTGAAAAGAGCAGCCCGAATCCCGTCCGCTACCTCGGCGGCGCCAGCGGCAGCAGCCGCACCCCGCCTTCCCCGTCGCCGCCGATCAGGGTGGTGCCGTCGGGACTGAGGGCCTCGGGCCAGCCGTCCCAGACGCGGGTGATCGCCCCCAGGGTGCGCCCCGTGGCGACCTCGCGCAGCTCCAGCCACTCGCGGCCCTGCACGTCCACCCCCGCGCGGCGCACCAGGACCCGGCTGCCGTCCGCGCTGAAGCCGACCACGCCGCTGGTCCCCGCGAGGTAGGCGGGCGCGGGCAGCTCCTTGCCGTCCGCGAGGCGAATCAGGCGCCCGCGCGAGGCCAGCATCCCCATGCTGTCGGGGGTGAAGGTGCCGTAGCCCACCCCGTTCAGGGTGGTGCGGAGTGCCCCCGTGCCGCTCTCGAAGAGGCGCGTTTTCGTCTGCCCCCGGAAGAGGGGCGCGAAGAGGCGGCTGTCGGGACTGAAGGGCAGCGCGGTCGGCTCGCCCCCGCTCTGGCTCGTCACGGTGGTCACGCGCCGGACCGCCGCCCAGTCCCACAGTTGCGCGTAGCCGTTGCGGTTGCCCGCCGCCAGCCGGGTTCCGTCGGGGCTGAAGGCGAGTTGGGTTGTCCCCGTCAGGCCGCCCGCGACGAGCAGCTTCTGAAAGGTGGGGGCCGCAGACGCCGCCGGGTAGGTGCTGAGCACCCCGACCCGCCCGGCGCGGGTGAGGGGATCGGGCGTCAGCGCCACGGCGATCCAGCGCCCGTCGTGGCTGAGGGCCGGGGGCACGTCCAGCAGGGCCTCGGGCGGCAGCATCACCGAGCGGCGGCCCTCGCCGGTCGCGGCGTCCAGCAGCCGGACATGGGCGCTGTAGCGGCCCCGCACCGCGACGAGGCCAGAAGTCGCTCCCGGCGTCACGGGCAGCGCGGCGGGGGCGACCCCCACCACCACGAGGGGATCGGGCGGCACCCGGCGCTCGCTCGCCGCCGTCTGGGCATGGGCGGGCGCCAGCGCGAGAAGGGCCAGCAGGGGCCGCGCCCGCCGCGCCGTGAGGGGAGCGCCGCCGGGCCGGGCGGATGGGTTGAGCTTCACGCGGTCAGGCTAGCGCGGGGGCGGGGCCGGGAGGTGTGCGGGATTCGGCGTCCACGCCCAACCCCCTCCACCTCCAGCCTGCTACACCTGCACCAGATACGCCGAGTCGATCATGTCGAGTGCCCGGATGGCCCCGAGCTGCTCGGCGCTCAGCCCGTCATCCAGCGTGAGGGTAAAGAGGGCCTGCCCGCCCCGCTCGGCGCGGCCCAGCGCCATGCCCGCGATGTTGACGCCCCACTCCCCCAGCAGGGCCGAGAGCGCGGCCACCGCGCCGGGCCGGTCCTGGTTGGAGGCGATCAGGATGAAGCCCTCGGGGGCAAGTTCCACCCGGAAGTCGCGCAAGCGGGTCAGCCGGGGACTGCGCCCGAAGACGGTGCCGCCCACCGTGCGGGTGCGGGGGCGGCCCCCCTCGCCGTGGGCGGTCACGCGCAGGATGACCTCGGTCTGGTAGTCGGGACTCTGGGCCTCCTCGCGCACGGTCAGGGTCAGGCCACGTTCGCGGGCCAGGGCGCGGGCGTTGATCAGGTTGGGCACCTCGTCGGTGCTGCCCGAGAGGTAGCCCACCAGCGCCGCCGTGACGACCGGCGCGGGGTCGGCGGGAAAGTCGCCCCGGAAGGTCACCTCCAGTTCGTGCGCACCCGGCAGCAGTTGGGTCAGGATGCGCCCCAGCTTCTCGCCCAGGTCGAGGTAGCCGCCCAGTGCCTCCAGGGTGCGGGGGTCCAGCGCGGGCGCGTTCACGGCCCCCCGGCTCACGTCCCCGTGCAGGGCGGCGAGGACCCGGCCCACGATCTCGGCCCCGACGCGCTCCTGGGCTTCCACGGTATTCGCGCCCAGGTGCGCGGTGACACTGAGGTTGGGCGCGTCCAGCAAGGCGTGCCCCGGCGCGGGCGGTTCCTCCACGAACACGTCTATCCCCGCGCCCAGCAGGTGCCCCCGGTGCAGGGCCGCCGCCAGCGCCCCCTCGTCCACGATGCCGCCCCGCGCCGCGTTCACGACGACCGCGCCGGGTTTCAACCGGGCGAGTTCGCGCTCGCCGATCATTCCCCGCGTTTCCTCGGTCAGCGGGGTATGGACGGTCAGGAAGTCCACCCGGTCGAGCAGCTCGTCCAGCGTGGCGGCCCGCTCCACGCCGAGGCGCTCGAACTTGTTCTCCGGGACGTAGGGGTCGTGGGCGACCACATTCAGCCTCAGCCCCTGCGCCCGGTCGGCCACGATGGACCCGATGCGGCCCAGGCCCACGATGCCCAGCGTCTTGTCTTTCAATTCCGTGCCCAGGAACGTCCGGTCCCACTGCCCCGCCCGCGTCCGGCGGTCCGAACGCGTCAGGCCCCGCGCGGCGGCGAGCAGGTGCGCGAGGGCGAGTTCGGCGGCCGAGACGTTGTTGCTCTCGGGCGCGTTGAGCACCAGGATGCCCCGGCGCGAGCAGGCGTCGAGGTCGATGTTGTCCACCCCCACGCCCCCGCGCCCGATCACCCGGAGTCTCGGCCCCGCCGCCTCCAGCAGTTCGCGGTCCACGCGGGTGCGGCTGCGGGTGATCAGCGCGTCGTAGTCCGGCAAGCGGCGCAGCGTCTCCTCGCGCGGCAGGTTGCCCTCATAGTCGATCTCGAAGCCCTCGTGCTCCAGGGGGCCGGGGTTCATCTCGTCGCAGATCAACACCCGCAATGGAGCGGCGGGGAACGGGTCCGGCCGGGCAGGGAACGGCAGCGTCATGCCCCAGCGTAAGCGGCCACTTCCGCCGGAAGGCGGGGGCTGGCTAGGGCGTGATCGGCGGGCCGTGCAGGTCCACGTCCAGCGCCAGTGCCGAGTGCAGCCGCCGGGCGTACTCGCCCTCCCCCACCTCGTAGACCCCCAGCCGGGCGATGTGGGGGTTCTGAATCTGCGCGTCCAGCAGGGTGAAGCCCCGCGCGTGCAGGTGCCCGGCCAGCCGCACCAGGGCGACCTTGCTCGCGTCCCGGACGCGGTGAAATTTGCTCTCCGCGATAAAGGCCCCGCCCAGCGCGAGCCCCAATACCCCGCCCGCGAGTTCGCCCTCCCGCCAGACCTCGAAGGAGTGGGCCAGTCCGGTCCGGTGCAGGTGCGCGTACAGCTCGGCCAGCGGCGGGCTGATCCACTCGCCGTCGCGCTCGGGGGACCCCGGCAGGCGGCCCCGGCAGCCCTCCACGACCTGCGCGAAGGCCGTGTCCACCCGCACCTCGAAGCGCCCCAGTTCCCGCCGCAGCCGCCGCGCGACATGCAGCCCCTCCGCCCCCGTCAGCGGCACCAGCGCCCGCGTTTCCACCGCGTACCACTGGACCCCCTCGCCGTTGTCCATCAGGAAGGCGCCCGACGCGTACCCCCGCGCGACCTCTCGGGTCAGGGGGTCCGGGTGCTGGAGGAAGTGGGAGGCGTGGGGCATGGGAGGAAGGGTGAGTGGTCAGCGGGGAGTGGGAAGTGAAAGAAGCGCGGCGGGAGCTGAGACCGGGGCTCCACTTCCCACTTCCTCCTCCCTACTCACCCCTTGGGGTACAGCACCGCCTGGGTGCAGCGGAACAGTGCCATGACCCGGCCCTCTGGCCCCCTCACCTCGGCGTCCCAGACCTGGGTGGTGCGCCCGGCGTGGACGGCGCGGGCCTCGCAGGTCACAACGCCCTCGCGGGCGGTCGAGAGATGATTGCTCTTGAGTTCGATGGTGGTGAAGTTGCTGGCCCCCTCCGGCAGCAGCATCCGGGTGCCGTAGCCGCAGGTCGTGTCGGCCAGCGCAATCACCGATGCCGCGTGCAGGAAGCCGTTGGGCGCCAGCAGTTCGGGCCGTACCGTCAGCTCGGAGCGCAGCAGCCCGCGTTCGGCGTGCGTGAAGCGAATGCCCATCAGGCCGGGCAGGTGGCCCTCACCAAAGGCGTTGAGGTGGTCGAGCGTGGGCAGCATGGGGGGAAGGTAGCAGCCCAGCGCTAGCGGGGCCACAGCCGGTTCATCCACCCCGCCGGGTTGGTGCCCTCGCCGCGCACCCGCATCTCCAGGTGCAGGTGCGGCCCGGCGCTCAGGCCCGTGGAGCCGACCTCCCCGATCTTCTGGCCGCGCGTGACCTTCTGGCCGACCTTGGCGGTGACCCGGCTCTGGTGGAAGTACAGGCTGGTCAGGCCCGCCCCGTGGTCGATCACGACGAGGCCGCCGCGCACCGGGTACATCCCGGCGATCACGACCGTGCCGTCGTTGACCGCCAGGACGGGCGTGCCCACGGGTGCGGGGTAGTCGGTGCCGTAGTGGTACTGCACCGGGCCGCCCGCCACGTAGGTGCGCGGCTGCCCGAAGGCGCTGCTCTGGGCCTTCACGGCCACGGCGGGGGCAAAGGGCCGGGTCCACACCTGCGGGGTGCGGCGGGCGTAGGCCTGCTCGACGGCGGCGTCCTCCGCCTTGCGGCCGGGGTCCTCGAGCTTGCGGCTGATGGCGCGGGGCAGATTGAGGTACTGCACGGTCTGGTTCAGACCTGTCACCGGGACGCTGCCGCGCAGGGCCTTGCCGTCCAGCGCGACCTCGTAGGTCACCGGGGTGGTCTTGCCCAGCACCACCCGCCCCGGCACCACGTACTCGCCCGCCGCCCCGACCGGGGTCAGGCGCTCGGCGGGCAGCCGCACGTTCTCGCCCACCTCGCTGGGAAAGCGCACCGTGACCTCGCCTGCCCGCGCCCCGCTGAGCCGCAGCACGAAGGCGTCGCCCATCCGCACGCTCGCCGGGGCCATCACCGAGACGCCCTCCAGCCGGGTCACGCGGGTCAGGGGCGGCGCGGCCGGGGCCGGGGGCGTGGCGGCAGGGGGCGTCGTGGTCGGTGGAGTCGCCGGGGCCTGGGGGGGCAGCGGCGGCTCGCCGGGCAGGCGCAGGGTCTGCCCGATCTCGATGGTGGTGCCCGTCAGCGCGTTCAGGCGCTGCAACTCCGCGACGGTCGTGCCGTACTTGCGGGCGATGGAATACAGCGTGTCGCCTTTCACGACGGTGTGCGCCGCTCCCGCCGTTCCCAGCAGGAGCGCGGCGGCACAGAGGAGCGGCCAGGCCGGACGAACTGGAACGCGGCGGCGGGTCATGCCCGGCAGGATAGCCGCCGGGGGCGGGGGACCGGATGAACCCTCAAGGCTGAGCCGTGTCCAGCACCAGCGTCACCGGGCCGTCGTTGGTCAGGTCGAGGGTCATGTGTGCCCCGAAGACCCCCTCCCCCACCGGCAACCCGCAGGCCCGCAGCGCCGCGCCAAACTCGGCGTACAGCGCACGGGCCTGCTCGGGCGGCGCGGCCCCCGAGAACCCCGGCCGGTTGCCCCGCCGCGTATCGGCAAAGAGGGTGAACTGGCTGACGCTGAGGACCCCGCCGCCGATGTCCAGCACGCTGCGGTTCATCTTCCCAGCTTCATCTGCGAACAGGCGCATCCGGGCGATCTTGGCGGCGAGGGCCTGTGCGGTTTCCGGGGTGTCCTCCGGCGCGACGCCCAGCAGCACGAGGAGGCCGGGACCCGTTTCACCCGTGACCCGGCCGTCGACCGTGCAGGTCGCGCGGGTCACGCGCTGCAAGACGGCCCGCACGCTAGTTGCCCAGCCGTGCCCGCAGGCTGCCGATCGCGTCCGTGAGCAGCTCGGCCTCCGTGAAGTCGAGGTTGCCGCGCGTCTTCTCGGCCAGCATGGTGAGCAGCCGGAGGGAGCGCTCGGCGGTCTGGCGGGCACGGTCCTCGGTCAAGAGGCCGTCGCGGGCGGCGCTGGCGGTCGCGGCGTTGAGGTCGCCGAGCGCCGCTTCGGCGGTGGCCTGAAGGGTGCTCACGAGTCCGACGAATTCGGGGTTGGGCATGGGGGCAGTCTACAGAGAGGGCCTCCCTCTCCGGAGATCAGCCCTGCGCCGGGGTGCCCGCCGGGGCCGCGCCCAGCTTGGGGCGGTGGCTGCGGGCCTCGCGCCGGGTCTTGGGGTCGAGGCCGACGAGCAGGAAGAAGTTCTCCAGCGCGTTCTCGCGGCCCTTGATCTCGGCGTGCTCGTGCTCGGGCGTGCCCGTCACGAAAGGCAGGGCGCGGTAGAGGGAAAGTGCGTACTCGACCACCTCGTCGCTGGCGTGCATCTCGGCGTACTGCCCGAGTTCGACGTACAGCGCCCGGCGGCTCTCGGCGTGCTGCAAGAAGGCGTCTGGGTGCGGCGTTTCCGGTGCCCGCAGCATGTCCTGCCGGGCGATGCGGCGGTAGTGCTTGAGACCTTGCAAGAGCTGTTCGGTCGTCATCAGTTCCTTCATCGGTCCTCCAGCCGGAGCGGCCTCCGGCCTGCTGTGAGCTGAAGTATAGGCTCCCCCGACCCCCGAGGCTGACCCCATGAGAAGCGACTCACGCCAAAGCGGGGACGATTGTGCCCGTGAGAAAGATGAGATTTGTACTCCGACCAGGAGTCCCCGAAAGCGCCGTCCACACCGCCAAAACCTCCCCATCTAAAGAAATGAGTCAGAATCTGAGAAGTTTGAATCTGATCGGACGTTTTCCCTCATTTCATCGAAAAGATGATCGTATAGAGGCCGCATAGGCGCATAAAAAACCCGGTTTCCCCCGAGGATTAAGGAAAAAAGAATAAAGGCCGGGTAAACTCACCCGGTCGATGAAAGCGCTCCGAACCCTCCTGATTGCCGCCGCCCTGGGCAGCGCGCCCGCCCTCGCCGCCACCTACACCGTCAAGGCGGGAGACACGCTCTCCAAGATCGCCAGCGTGTACCGAATGGAACCCGCGCAGATCATGCGCCTGAACGGCCTGCGGTCTACCACCATCGAGATCGGGCAGAAGCTGAACCTGGGCAATGTGGCCGTGCCCGCGACCACCGCCCGCACGGCAGCCCCGGCGGCCCCCCGTGGCGGCGCGTTCGTGCGGGCCACCGCCTCACGCTTCCTGGGCATTCGCTACGCGCTGGGGGGCACGGGAGGCCGGGGCATCGACTGCTCGGGCTACACCTCGCTGGTGTTCAGGCAGCTCGGCATCACCCTGCCGCGCACGGCGGCCGCGCAGTGGCGCACGGGCTACGCGGTGAGCAGCCGCAACCTGATGCCCGGCGACCTCGTGTTCTTCAACACCACCGGCCGGGTCGCCAGCCACGTCGGCATCTATATCGGCGACGGCCTGATGGCGAACGCCAACAGCTACCAGGGCCGCACCGTGATCGAGCCGCTGTTCGGCAACCCCTACTGGGCGCAGCGCTACGTCGGCGCCCGCCGCGTCCTGAGCTGACCCTCCCCCATCCCTTTCATCAACCGAGTGCCCCCGCCCGCGTGGTGGGGGCGCTGCGTTTTGGGGGCTGTCCGCGCCCAGCAGGCAGCGAAAAGGCCCCAGCCGGGGCTGGAGCCTGAACAGGGTGCGCAGGGCCTCCTTTACTGACGAATCACCTGCGCGTCCTTGGGCAGCGTCTTGAGGCCCGCCACCGTCAGGCCGCTGTTCACGCGGTAGTTGGAGACATTCAGGTCCGCCAGCACGCGGTTGCCGGAGCCCAGGAACTGAATGCGGGTGGGGCGCCAGCCCGCTTCCGTGATCCACACACGGGCCTTGTCGCCGCTGTTCTTGGGGGTGGCTTCAAGCTGGTAGACCTTGTTGCCACCGGAGGTCGTGGTGCCCAGCAGCCGCACGGTGTAGTCGCCCAGCAGGTCGGAGACGTTGCTCAGCCGGGTGAAGTCCAGCCCGCCGAGGCCCGCCTGAGCGGTGGCCTTCTTGATGGGCGTGACCGTGATCTGGTTGGTCAGGAAAAGGTACTGCCGGACCTCGTTGCGGTCGGCCACCACGATGTTGTCGGCCAGCGCGTCGGGCGCGTTGAACTGGATGCGGGCCACACCCTGCGCGGGAATGGAGCGCACAGTCAGGTCGATCTTCTGGGCCTGCGATTCCAGCGAGGCGCTCCCGGTCAGGCGGAAGGACACGTCCTTGGCCGACTTCTGGGCGCTGTCCACCCGCTTGAGGATGTCCTGCGCGGTCTGGGCGCCCGCTGTGGACACCAGCGCGGCGAGGGTCAGGAGGGGGAGAAAGTGCTTCACGTCCGGTAGTCTTTCACCCGCCCCCATGAGAAGAGGGGGCCGAGGCTGACCACGCATTCACGCCGCCCAGAGACGGTGGGAACGGCTACTCGCCGCTGTCCCCGGCGCCTCCCAGCGGGAAGCGGTAGGTCGCCCGGACGCCAAAGCCCCCGGTGCCGCCCCGTACATCGGTGGTCAGGGTGCCGGGGCCGAGGGGGACTTCAACCTCTGCCCCGGCCCGCAGGGGTGCAGCCGCGCGGCGCCACGGCTCGTAGGCGACGTACAGGCGCGTAGTGCTCTCCTCTCCCAGCAGGCCAGGCACGCCCAGGCTGCCCACCGCCCCCCAACTTCCCGGCCCGGCGAGGGCGTCCAGCGAGGCGGTGAGGCCCGACTCGGCGGCGTAGGTCACTCCACCCGTGACCCCCAGCACGTCGGCGCCCGCCCGTGCGCCCAGCCGCAAGGTCAGGCTGCCCGTGCCCTCGGTGAGGGGTTCGGCCTCTGGGTCGTCGCCCTCCTCGGGCGGGAGGGTGCGGGTGAGGTCGCGCCGCCACTCGGCCCCCAGCAGGGCGTGGGGCTGCACCCCGAACTCGCCCCCGGCCACCGCGACGAGGGTGCGGTTCACCCGGTAGCGGGCCGTCACGTCGGCCGCCCAGCCCCGCGCCCGCAGGTCGGTGGGCGTGAGACTCCACGCGGCCAGGGGGTCCACGTCGGTCGCGGCGGCGGTGAAGAAGCTTCCGCCCACATTCAGGGCCACCGGCCCCAGCGTGCCGCTCGCGCGGGTGTCCAGCCGCACGCCGCCCCGGTACGTCACGGCGGCCCCACCCGTCAGCGAGACGGCTCCAGCGGGGGGCAGGCTCAGGCCGCCCGAGAGCCGCGCCTCCAGCGCCCGCGTGCTCGCCGCCGCGTCCAGCCGCACCCGCCCGAGGTCCACGTCCGTCACGCCCACGCGGGCCAACACACCACCCGGCGCTGCGTAGGACACGCCGAACTTCAGTTCCGCCGCGCTTGCCGCGCCCCCCAGCAGGGCGCCGACCATCAGCGCCCGCCGCACCGTCCCCCAGCTCTGGCCTGTCATGGGGGCAGGGTACTCCGGTCTGGCCTTCCGTCAGGTAGGCGGCAGGCGAGCGGGGTAGCGTGGGGACGTGAAGCGGCTCTCGCGTCTTCCCTTCCTCGCTGCGCCCCTGCTGGCGCTGTCCCTGTCCGGCTGTGCGCCGCTGGCCTCGCTGCAATCGGTGGTGCAGGTGCCCACCTTCGAGCTTCAGAGCGTGCGCCTGACCAGGCTCAGCCTGCCGGGGGGCGGCAACCCGGCCCTCGCGTCCGTCACGGTGGGCCTGCGGGTGGGCAATCCCAACCCCCTCCCCGTGCGCCTCGCGCGGGTGGATGCCCGGCTGGTCATTGACGGCGAGGATGTGGGCGCTGTCACCCTGCCCGGCGTCAACCTGCCCGCACGGGGCGAGGGGCCGCTCGTGGCCGAGGTGCGGCTGCCCGTCACGCTGACGACGGCCGGGGCCTTCCTGCGGGTGGCGCGGGGGCAGGAGGTGGCGTTCCGGGTGGACGGCAGCTTCACCGCCGACTTCGGGCCGCTGGGACAGCCCACCTTCGGGCCGTTCACGCTGGCGCAGGGCGTGTGGCAGCAGCCAGCGATCCTGCCGTTTTGAGGGCTGCTACCTTGCCCCCGTGACCGTGCCCCCCGACACCTCCCCCAGCCCTGACCCCCAGCGGGCCTGGGCTTACCGCCCGGCCTCTCCCCTGCGCGGTGCTCCGGACGGGCCGCTCGCGGGGCTGACTTTCAGCGTGAAGGACCTGTTCGGCGTCCCCGGCTGGCCGCTGACAGCGAGTACGCGGGCACCCGTGCCGGAGGTCGGGGAAAGCGTGCTGGTGCGGCGGTTGCTGGACCTGGGGGCGTCGGCAGTCGGCAAGACGCATCTGCACGAGGTCGCCCTGGGCATCACGGGGATGAACGGGTACGGGGGCACCGAGCACCCATTTCTGCCGGGCCATGCCCCCGGCGGAAGCAGCAGCGGGGCGGCGGTCACGGTGGCGCTGGGGCAGGTGGATGTTGCGCTGGGGACGGACACGGGCGGCTCGATCCGGGTTCCGGCGGCGTGGTGCGGGGTGGTGGGGTACAAGCCGACCAAGGGGCATCCGGCCTGGAGCACCGACGGCGTGCTGCCCCTCTCGCCCACCTGCGACCACGCGGGGCCGCTCGCCCGCGACGTGGCGACCGTGGTGCGCGTTCACGAGGCGCTGACGGGTGAGAGCGTCCCGAGGCAGGACTGGGCCGGGGTGCGGGTGGGCCTGTGGCTCCCGGAGGGGTGGGTGACAGACGGGGTGCGGGCGGCGGTGCAGACCTTCGCGGCCACGCTGGAGGCACGTGGCGCGGTTCTCTCAACGGTGAGGCTGCCCGAGATGCTCGACGCCTACACGCCCATCGTGCTGAGCGAGGCGGCGCAAGTGCACCGGGAGGCGCTGCGGCGGGCCGAGCCGGGCTTCCTGCCCTTCACCCTGGCCTCGCTGCGGCAGGGGGAGGCGCTGGGCACGGAGGAGGTGGCGGCCGCCCAAGCCCGCCGGGAGGTGTACCGGGCCGAGGTGGACGCCCTGTTCGAGAGCTGCGACGTGCTGCTCGCGCCCGCCGTTCCTACACCCCCGCCGCCGCTGGGCACGGACGAAGTAGACCTGCCGGGGGGCCGCGTCCCCCTGCGCCGCGCCGTGCTGCGCCTGACCGTGCCCTTCAGCCTGCTGGGGCTGCCCAGCGTGGCCCTGCCGACAGGAATGCCCTGGGTGGGGGTGCAGCTCGTGGGACCACGCGGAGAAGACGCGCGGGTGCTGGGGCTGGCCCGGTCACTGACGGCTGAGGGCTGAAGGCTGACCCCTCCCCTACAATGCCCCCCATGAAGACCGATCCCGTGGACCTGACCCTCTTTCTGGCGCAGAGCGTGGTGGACCAGCCCTCGCTGGTGCGGGCCTCGCGGCGCGGGCCGACCGTGATCGTGCGGGTCGGCCCCGGCGAGGAAGGCCGCTTCATCGGGCGGCAGGGCCGGGTCATCCAGGCGATCCGCACCCTGGTCCGGGCCGCGACCGATCCCGCCGACCGCATCAACGTGGACCTCGACGCGCCGCGGAAGGGTTGAGGGTGGGCGCATGAATCCGCCGGACGACACCACCCGGCTGGGGCACTTCCTGGGACCACACGGCGTCTCGGGCGGCGTGAAGGTCTACGTGCTGGGCGACCCCGCGCAACTGCTGGAGCTGCCGCGCGTGTGGGTCGAGGGCCGGGGCTGGCTGCGGGTGCGCCGCGCCGACCCCCTCGCGCCGGGGGTGGCCCTGCATCTCGCGGGAATCACTACCCGCGAGGGCGCCGAGGCGTTGCGCGGCGCGAATGTCTACGCCGCCGACGCCGACCTCCCCCCGCTGGAGGAAGGCGAGTACTACTACCACGAGCTGCGCGGCCTGCCCGTGTCCAGCGCGGCGGGCGAGCGGCTGGGTGAGGTCGTGGACGTGCAGGACGCCGGGCATCAGGACCTGCTGGTCGTCTCACACCCCGGCGGCGAGGGCTTCCTGCCGCTGCAAGCGCCCTACGTGGAGGTCCGCCTGAATGCCCAGGGCCGTCCCGAGGCCGTCGCCCTGACCGACGAGGCTCCTGCCGGGCTGCTGGGCGAGGAGGCGGAGGAAGCGTGAGGCTCAGGTGCTGACCTTCTCCTTCCTGACCCTCTTTCCCGAGCTGCTCGCCCCCTTCGCGTCCGAGGCGATTCTGGGCAAGGCGGCGGTGCGGGGGCTGATCGGCGTGAACCTCGTCGACATGCGTGACTTTGCGGACAACAAGCACGCCAAGGTGGACGACACGCCGTATGGCGGCGGCGCGGGCATGGTCATCCGGGTGGATGTGGCCGAGCGTGCCCTGGCGAGCCTGCCGCCCGCCGACGAGGTGATCCTGTTCACGCCCGCCGGGGAGCGCTTTACCCAGCGCACGGCGGAGGAGCTGTCCACGAAGACGCACCTCGCCTTCCTATGCGGGCGCTACGAGGGCTTCGACGCTCGGGTGGAGACGCTGGTGACGCGCGAACTCAGCATCGGGGACTTCGTGATGATGGGGGGCGAGGCGGCGGCGGCCTGCGTGCTGGAGGCGGTCGCCCGGCTGCGTCCCGGCGTGTTGGGCGACGAGGCCTCGCACCGGGACGATTCCTTTTCCAGCGGGCTGCTGGACTACCCGGAGTACACCCGCCCGCCCGAGTGGCGCGGTCAGGCGGTGCCCGACGTGCTGAAGGGGGGCAATCACGGCGCCATCGCCCGCTGGCGGCGCGAGCAGGCGCTGGCCCGCACCCTGGCGCGGCGGCCCGACCTGCTGCCGGGTGCGGGCCTCACGCCCCAGGACAGCGCGGCGCTGCTGGCGCTGGGGGCGACCCCGGAAGACCTCGCCGCGTGGGGGGCTCCGCCGCCGCCCGCGCCCCGGCGGAAGCGGTCGCGCTCGCCGAAAGATGAGTCTGGTCTGTAGTCCCGGCTGACGTTGCCCCGCGCCCGAAGGCGCAGCATAGCCGCAGAGATATGTCGTTGCCGCTCTTTCCCCTCCCGAACACCGTCCTCTTTCCGGGACAGGTGTTGCCGCTCTACGTCTTCGAACCGCGTTACCGCGAACTGCTGGCACGGGTGCAGGCGAGCGGGGAGCCTTTCGGCGTGGTGCGGCTGCAGCCCCGGCTGGAGGGCGGCACGACCCTGCTGGACCGCATCGGGCGGGTGGGCACCCTGGCGCACCTGCTGGAAGCCGAGACGCACGAGGACGGCACGAGCAGCATCCTCGTCGTGGGGGGCGAGCGCTTCCGGGTGCGCGAGTTCGACCCCACGCACGCTTACCTCAGCGCCGAGGTGGACCCCTGGCCGCTGGACCCCGACCCGCTGGGTGCCCCCGCCGAGGAAGCCACCGCCCGGCGGCTTCTGAGCGACCTGCTGCGGCTGCACCCCACCGAGACGGAAGCCATCCGCTCCAACGCGCCGGACACGCCCCTGCTGCTGGCGAGCTACGCCGCCGCCCTGCTGCCGCTGGACGCCGAGCAGCGAGAAGAAGCGCTGCGGGCGCCCACCCTGCTCGACCGCCTCGACATGCTGCGGGCGGCGGTGCCGCTGGGGGCGCGGGAGCTGAACTAGCGGCTAGAACACCACCGTCTTGTTGCCCTCCACCAGCACCCGGTGGTCCACGTGGGCCTTCACGGCGCGGGCGAGCACCTGCCGCTCCACGTCGCGCCCGAGGCGCACCAGGGAGTCGGGCGTCTCGCGGTGGGTGACCGGGACCACGTCCTGCGCGATGATCGGCCCGGCGTCGAGTTCCTCGGTGACGTAGTGGCTGGTCGCCCCGATCAGCTTGACGCCACGCTCGAACGCGGCCCGGTAGGGGTTGGCTCCCACGAAGGCGGGCAGGAACGAGTGGTGGATGTTGATGACCGGGCAGCCTACCTCCCGCAGGAAGTCGCCCGACAGGATCTGCATGTAGCGGGCCAGCACCACGAAATCGGCCCCGGCCTCCCGCAGGAGCCGGACCTGTTCGGCCTCGGCCTCCGGCTTGTTCTCGCGGGTCACGGGCACCAC from the Deinococcus sp. NW-56 genome contains:
- a CDS encoding amidase; its protein translation is MTVPPDTSPSPDPQRAWAYRPASPLRGAPDGPLAGLTFSVKDLFGVPGWPLTASTRAPVPEVGESVLVRRLLDLGASAVGKTHLHEVALGITGMNGYGGTEHPFLPGHAPGGSSSGAAVTVALGQVDVALGTDTGGSIRVPAAWCGVVGYKPTKGHPAWSTDGVLPLSPTCDHAGPLARDVATVVRVHEALTGESVPRQDWAGVRVGLWLPEGWVTDGVRAAVQTFAATLEARGAVLSTVRLPEMLDAYTPIVLSEAAQVHREALRRAEPGFLPFTLASLRQGEALGTEEVAAAQARREVYRAEVDALFESCDVLLAPAVPTPPPPLGTDEVDLPGGRVPLRRAVLRLTVPFSLLGLPSVALPTGMPWVGVQLVGPRGEDARVLGLARSLTAEG
- a CDS encoding DUF1844 domain-containing protein: MPNPEFVGLVSTLQATAEAALGDLNAATASAARDGLLTEDRARQTAERSLRLLTMLAEKTRGNLDFTEAELLTDAIGSLRARLGN
- the rimM gene encoding ribosome maturation factor RimM (Essential for efficient processing of 16S rRNA), whose translation is MNPPDDTTRLGHFLGPHGVSGGVKVYVLGDPAQLLELPRVWVEGRGWLRVRRADPLAPGVALHLAGITTREGAEALRGANVYAADADLPPLEEGEYYYHELRGLPVSSAAGERLGEVVDVQDAGHQDLLVVSHPGGEGFLPLQAPYVEVRLNAQGRPEAVALTDEAPAGLLGEEAEEA
- the trmD gene encoding tRNA (guanosine(37)-N1)-methyltransferase TrmD translates to MLTFSFLTLFPELLAPFASEAILGKAAVRGLIGVNLVDMRDFADNKHAKVDDTPYGGGAGMVIRVDVAERALASLPPADEVILFTPAGERFTQRTAEELSTKTHLAFLCGRYEGFDARVETLVTRELSIGDFVMMGGEAAAACVLEAVARLRPGVLGDEASHRDDSFSSGLLDYPEYTRPPEWRGQAVPDVLKGGNHGAIARWRREQALARTLARRPDLLPGAGLTPQDSAALLALGATPEDLAAWGAPPPPAPRRKRSRSPKDESGL
- a CDS encoding KH domain-containing protein, giving the protein MKTDPVDLTLFLAQSVVDQPSLVRASRRGPTVIVRVGPGEEGRFIGRQGRVIQAIRTLVRAATDPADRINVDLDAPRKG
- a CDS encoding LEA type 2 family protein → MKRLSRLPFLAAPLLALSLSGCAPLASLQSVVQVPTFELQSVRLTRLSLPGGGNPALASVTVGLRVGNPNPLPVRLARVDARLVIDGEDVGAVTLPGVNLPARGEGPLVAEVRLPVTLTTAGAFLRVARGQEVAFRVDGSFTADFGPLGQPTFGPFTLAQGVWQQPAILPF
- a CDS encoding LysM peptidoglycan-binding domain-containing C40 family peptidase; the encoded protein is MKALRTLLIAAALGSAPALAATYTVKAGDTLSKIASVYRMEPAQIMRLNGLRSTTIEIGQKLNLGNVAVPATTARTAAPAAPRGGAFVRATASRFLGIRYALGGTGGRGIDCSGYTSLVFRQLGITLPRTAAAQWRTGYAVSSRNLMPGDLVFFNTTGRVASHVGIYIGDGLMANANSYQGRTVIEPLFGNPYWAQRYVGARRVLS
- a CDS encoding outer membrane lipoprotein carrier protein LolA, with the translated sequence MKHFLPLLTLAALVSTAGAQTAQDILKRVDSAQKSAKDVSFRLTGSASLESQAQKIDLTVRSIPAQGVARIQFNAPDALADNIVVADRNEVRQYLFLTNQITVTPIKKATAQAGLGGLDFTRLSNVSDLLGDYTVRLLGTTTSGGNKVYQLEATPKNSGDKARVWITEAGWRPTRIQFLGSGNRVLADLNVSNYRVNSGLTVAGLKTLPKDAQVIRQ